Proteins encoded in a region of the Orcinus orca chromosome X, mOrcOrc1.1, whole genome shotgun sequence genome:
- the LOC105748927 gene encoding extracellular matrix protein 2-like — protein sequence SDSFSQPQRTEESTAAIWGQTLTLPLGCATSYPHPDPWARGKLEALDLSYNRLVHVPSFLPQGLRRLTLHHNRIERIPGYVFTHMKPGLEVLHLSHNSLREDGIRGVSFLGLQASLAELLLDHNQLQAVPQGLLGLRALQVLSLSHKIR from the coding sequence TCAGACTCCTTTTCCCAGCCTCAGCggacagaggagagcacagctgcCATCTGGGGGCAAACCCTCACTCTCCCCTTGGGCTGTGCCACTAGCtacccccaccccgacccctggGCCCGCGGGAAGCTGGAGGCCTTGGACTTGTCATACAACCGGCTGGTGCACGTGCCCTCCTTCTTGCCCCAGGGCCTCCGCCGCCTGACACTGCACCACAACCGCATCGAGCGCATCCCCGGCTACGTGTTCACGCACATGAAGCCGGGCCTGGAGGTCCTGCATCTTTCCCACAATAGCCTGCGTGAGGACGGCATCCGCGGCGTGTCCTTCCTGGGCCTGCAAGCCTCCCTGGCCGAGCTGCTCCTGGACCACAACCAGCTGCAGGCCGTCCCACAGGGCCTCCTGGGCCTCAGGGCCCTGCAGGTGCTGAGCCTGAGCCACAAGATCAGGTAG
- the BGN gene encoding biglycan has product MWPLWPLAALLALSQALPFEQKGFWDFTLDDGLPMLNDEEASGADTTSGIPDLDSLPPTYSAMCPFGCHCHLRVVQCSDLGLKAVPKEISPDTTLLDLQNNDISEIRKDDFKGLQHLYALVLVNNKISKIHEKAFSPLRKLQKLYISKNHLVEIPPNLPSSLVELRIHDNRIRKVPKGVFSGLRNMNCIEMGGNPLENSGFEPGAFDGLKLNYLRISEAKLTGIPKDLPETLNELHLDHNKIQAIELEDLLRYSKLYRLGLGHNQIRMIENGSLSFLPTLRELHLDNNKLSRVPAGLPDLKLLQVVYLHANNITKVGVNDFCPVGFGVKRAYYNGISLFSNPVPYWEVQPATFRCVTDRLAIQFGNYKK; this is encoded by the exons ATGTGGCCCCTGTGGCCTCTTGCGGCCCTGCTGGCCCTGAGCCAGGCTCTGCCCTTTGAGCAAAAAGGCTTCTGGGACTTCACCCTGGACGACGGGCTGCCCATGTTGAACGACGAGGAGGCTTCAGGCGCCGACACGACCTCGGGCATCCCAGAcctggactccctccctcccacctacaGCGCCATGTGCCCTTTCGGCTGCCACTGCCACCTGCGGGTCGTTCAGTGCTCCGACCTGG GTCTGAAGGCTGTGCCCAAAGAGATCTCGCCCGACACCACTCTGCTGGACCTGCAGAACAACGACATCTCCGAGATCCGGAAGGATGACTTCAAAGGCCTCCAGCATCTCTAT GCCCTGGTCCTGGTGAACAACAAGATCTCCAAGATCCACGAGAAGGCCTTCAGCCCCCTGCGGAAGCTGCAGAAGCTCTACATCTCCAAGAACCACCTGGTGGAGATCCCTCCCAACCTGCCCAGCTCCCTGGTGGAGCTCCGCATCCACGACAACCGCATCCGCAAGGTGCCCAAGGGCGTGTTCAGTGGGCTGCGCAACATGAACTGCATTG AGATGGGTGGGAACCCCCTGGAGAACAGTGGCTTTGAACCTGGAGCTTTCGATGGCCTGAAGCTCAACTACCTGCGCATCTCTGAGGCTAAGCTCACCGGCATCCCCAAAG ACCTCCCCGAGACCCTGAATGAACTCCATCTGGACCACAACAAAATCCAGGCAATCGAGCTAGAGGACCTGCTCCGCTACTCAAAGCTGTACAG GCTGGGCCTGGGCCACAACCAGATCCGCATGATTGAGAATGGGAGCCTGAGTTTTCTGCCCACCCTGCGGGAGCTGCACTTGGACAATAACAAGCTGTCCAGGGTGCCTGCTGGCCTTCCGGACCTCAAGCTCCTCCAG gtGGTCTATCTGCACGCCAACAACATCACCAAGGTGGGCGTCAATGACTTCTGCCCCGTGGGCTTCGGGGTCAAGCGAGCCTACTACAACGGCATTAGCCTCTTCAGCAACCCCGTGCCCTACTGGGAGGTGCAGCCGGCCACCTTCCGCTGCGTCACTGACCGCCTGGCCATCCAGTTTGGCAACTACAAAAAGTAG